In the Paramisgurnus dabryanus chromosome 5, PD_genome_1.1, whole genome shotgun sequence genome, one interval contains:
- the eif1axa gene encoding eukaryotic translation initiation factor 1A X-linked a, which produces MPKNKGKGGKNRRRGKNENESEKRELVFKEDGQEYAQVIKMLGNGRLEAMCFDGVKRLCHIRGKLRKKVWINTSDIILVGLRDYQDNKADVILKYNADEARSLKAYGELPEHAKINETDTFGPGDDDEIQFDDIGEDDDIDDI; this is translated from the exons ATGCCCAAAAATAAAG GTAAAGGAGGTAAAAATAGGCGGCGTGGTAAGAACGAGAACGAATCAGAAAAGAGAGAGCTGGTTTTCAAGGAGGACGGTCAGG AATATGCTCAGGTGATAAAGATGCTGGGAAACGGGCGGCTAGAGGCCATGTGTTTTGATGGGGTCAAACGGCTCTGCCACATCAGAGGAAAGCTCCGGAAAAAG GTTTGGATCAACACGTCTGACATCATCCTTGTTGGTCTTCGAGACTACCAG GATAACAAAGCAGATGTCATTTTGAAGTACAATGCAGATGAGGCCCGCAGTCTTAAAGCATACGGAGAGCTTCCAGAACACG CTAAAATCAATGAAACTGACACATTTGGTCCTGGAGATGATGATGAGATTCAGTTTGATGATATTGGAGAGGATGATGACATTGATGAT ATCTAA
- the rps6ka3a gene encoding ribosomal protein S6 kinase alpha-1, translating into MPLAQFADPWQRLPVGHLENEDDSMNEDDAPVQDEGSVKEINITHVVKEGSEKADARQFELRKVLGQGSFGKVFLVKKIMGPDAGQLYAMKVLKKATLKVRDRVRTKMERDILVEVNHPFIVKLHYAFQTEGKLYLILDFLRGGDLFTRLSKEVMFTEEDVKFYLAELALALDHLHGLGIIYRDLKPENILLDDEGHIKLTDFGLSKESIDHENKAYSFCGTVEYMAPEVVNRRGHTHSADWWSYGVLMFEMLTGALPFQGKDRKETMTMILKAKLGMPQFLSAEAQSLLRNLFKRNPGNRLGAGPDGVEEIKRHPFYSTIDWNKLFRREVHPPFKPAIGRPDDTNYFDSEFTAKTPRDSPGVPPSANAHQLFRGFSFVATGMEEESQPPIHSNVKMSTILQHPHRSTVQFTDVYDVKEDIGVGSYSICKRCVHNSTGMDYAVKIINKEKRDPTEEVEILLRYGQHPNIITLKDVYDDGRSVYLVTELMKGGELLDKILRQKFFSETEASAVLHTITKTVEYLHAQGVVHRDLKPSNILYVDELGNPESIRICDFGFAKQLRAENGLLMTPCYTANFVAPEVLKKQGYDEACDIWSLGVLLYTMLAGFTPFANGPQDTPEEILARIGSGKFSLSGGYWNSVSYEAKDLVSKMLHVDPHKRLTAAQVLRHPWIINKDKLPKLQLNRQDDPRLVKEAMAATYSALNRKVSTVLDPVGCSTLAQRRGVKKLTSTAL; encoded by the exons ATGCCCCTGGCACAGTTCGCGGACCCCTGGCAGAGGTTGCCTGTGGGTCATTTGGAAAATGAG gATGACTCCATGAATGAAGACGATGCTCCTGTTCAA GATGAGGGCTCGGTCAAGGAGATCAACATCACTCACGTTGTCAAGGAGGGCTCTGAAAAAGCAGACGCACGACAGTTTGAGCTCCGCAAGGTGCTGGGCCAGGGCTCTTTCGGCAAG gtttttcTTGTCAAGAAGATAATGGGGCCAGATGCAGGACAGCTGTATGCTATGAAAGTGTTGAAGAAAGCCACTCTGAAAG TACGAGATCGAGTGCGTACGAAGATGGAGCGAGACATCCTAGTTGAGGTCAACCACCCTTTCATTGTTAAACTGCACTATG CCTTTCAGACAGAAGGTAAACTTTACCTTATTTTGGACTTTCTCAGAGGAGGAGATCTCTTTACTCGCCTGTCAAAAGAG GTTATGTTTACAGAGGAGGATGTGAAGTTCTATCTTGCTGAGTTGGCTTTGGCTTTGGATCATTTGCATGGATTGGGAATCATATACAGAGATCTCAAACCAGAAAA tattctTTTGGATGATGAGGGACACATTAAACTTACAG ATTTTGGGTTGAGTAAAGAGTCCATTGACCATGAAAACAAGGCATACTCCTTCTGTGGTACAGTGGAGTATATGGCACCAGAGGTTGTCAACCGCAGAGGTCACACCCACAGTGCTGATTGGTGGTCTTATGGTGTACTAATG TTTGAAATGCTGACCGGCGCACTTCCATTTCAAGGAAAAGACCGCAAGGAGACCATGACAATGATTTTAAA GGCGAAGCTCGGCATGCCTCAGTTTCTCAGTGCTGAAGCCCAGTCTCTGCTCCGCAATTTGTTCAAGCGTAATCCTGGCAACCGTTTGG GAGCAGGCCCTGATGGAGTAGAAGAGATCAAGAGACATCCGTTCTATTCCACCATTGACTGGAAT AAATTATTCAGGAGAGAAGTTCATCCTCCCTTCAAGCCAGCCATCGGGAGGCCGGACGACACCAACTACTTTGACTCAGAGTTTACTGCCAAAACCCCACGAG ACTCTCCAGGTGTCCCTCCAAGTGCTAATGCTCATCAGCTTTTCAGAGGTTTTAGTTTTGTTGCCACAGGAATGGAAGAGGAGAGTCAGCCGCCCATTCATAGCAACGTCAAAATGAGCACCATACTGCAG CATCCCCACAGGAGTACAGTTCAGTTCACAGATGTATATGATGTTAAAGAAGACATTGGTGTGGGCTCCTACTCCATCTGTAAGCGTTGTGTGCACAATAGCACAGGCATGGATTATGCAGTTAAG ATTATCAATAAGGAGAAGAGAGATCCTACAGAGGAGGTTGAGATATTGTTGCGGTATGGACAACATCCCAACATCATCACCCTGAAGGAT GTCTATGATGATGGGCGATCGGTGTATCTGGTCACAGAGCTGATGAAAGGTGGAGAACTATTGGATAAAATCCTCAGACAGAAGTTTTTCTCGGAGACCGAGGCCAGCGCTGTACTTCACACTATTACAAAGACTGTTGAGTACCTGCATGCCCAGGGG GTAGTACACAGAGACCTGAAGCCCAGTAATATTCTTTATGTGGATGAGTTGGGCAACCCTGAGTCCATCAGGATCTGTGATTTTGGCTTCGCTAAACAGCTCCGAGCAGAAAACGGACTGCTGATGACGCCGTGCTACACTGCTAACTTTGTTGCTCCAGAG GTCTTGAAGAAGCAGGGCTATGATGAGGCATGTGATATCTGGAGTCTTGGGGTTCTTCTTTACACCATGCTTGCAGG GTTCACCCCATTTGCTAATGGCCCACAAGATACACCAGAGGAGATTCTGGCTCGGATTGGCAGCGGGAAATTCTCATTGAGCGGTGGATACTGGAACTCTGTTTCATATGAGGCAAAG GACCTGGTATCAAAAATGCTTCACGTTGACCCTCATAAGAGATTGACTGCAGCTCAGGTCCTTCGTCACCCTTGGATCATCAACAAGGACAAGCTGCCCAAACTACAACTCAACCGACAGGACGACCCTCGTCTAGTCAAG GAGGCAATGGCAGCCACCTATTCAGCTCTAAACAGAAAAGTTTCTACCGTACTGGACCCGGTGGGTTGCTCTACACTAGCTCAGCGCCGCGGTGTCAAAAAGCTGACCTCTACCGCCCTGTGA